From the genome of Terriglobales bacterium:
TCGGTTCCCAGGCTCACCAATCTTCCGCTAAGCCAGGGCGCCAGCTGGTCAGGCACAACCTTCATATAATCGGTGGCCGCAATGATCGGCCCTTCGTTTCCTTCCAGGGCAGTCAGGATATACGGCCGTTTGGGCTGCTCCGCCGGGTGCAGCAGATTCCACCGCTCCGTCTCAAGCGCATCGCGGCGCAGCTGGTTGTAACTGGTTACACTCCACACATTCGCCTGCACCCCGTATTTCTCTGCCAGAATGCTCTGGGCGCGAAGTGCCTCGTTCAGGATTGGACCGCTGCCGAAAAGCTGCACCGTGGCTTTGCCGCTCGCCTTTTTAAATTTGTAGATTCCGCGAAGGATGCCTTCCCGGCTGTCTTTGGGCATCGCCGGCATAGCGTAATCTTCGTTGTAAAGCGTGAGGTAATAAAAGACGTTTTCTCCCTCTTGGTACATGCGCCGCAGTCCGTCCTGGACGATTACGGCTATTTCATAAACGTACGCGGGATCATAGGTGACACAGGTCGGCACGGTGCTCGACAGCACCACGCTATGCCCATCCTGGTGCTGCAACCCTTCACCGGAGAGTGTTGTCCGGCCAGCCGTGCCCCCCAGCAAAAAGCCTCTGCCGCGCGCGTCCCCAAATGCCCAAATGAGATCGCCGATGCGTTGGAATCCAAACATCGAGTAATAAATAAAGAAGGGAATCATCGGCACTCGGTAATTTGAGTACGCGGTGCCTGCCGCCGTGAACGAGGCCATGGATCCCGCTTCCGTAATCCCTTCCTCCAGGATCTGCCCGTCTTTCTCTTCCCGGTAATAGAGGAGCATGTCCTGATCGTGGGGCTTATAAAGCTGGCCCTGGCTGGCGTAAATTCCTACCTGCCTGATGATGGACTCCATGCCGAACGTCCGGCCCTCATCAGGAACAATCGGCACTACATACTTGCCGATCTTCGGGTCCTTCAGCAGATGGCGCAACATGCTGACAAATCCCATAGTTGTCGAGACCGCGCGTTTTCCCGAGCCTTCCAGAGGCTCCGAAAAATCCTCCAGCGGTGGCGCTTCAAAATTCAAGGGACGGACCTCGCGCAGGGGAATCGATCCCCCCAGCTCTCGTCTGCGTTCGCGCAGGTAAACAATCTCCTCGCTCTTATCTGGAGGCTTGTAGAGAGACCCATCCTTAGCGGCCTTTTCAGGAATAGGAATCTCGAAGCGCGAACGGAAAGCTACAAGGGCCTCATCGTTCAGCTTTTTTTCCTGGTGCGTGGCATTGCGGGCCTCGGCTGACCCCAAGCCGTATCCTTTGACCGTCTTGGCTAGGATGACTACTGGGGCATTCCGATTTTCCAC
Proteins encoded in this window:
- the aceE gene encoding pyruvate dehydrogenase (acetyl-transferring), homodimeric type; the encoded protein is RKIWAFVGDGETDEPESMGSLTLAAREKLDNLIFVINCNLQRLDGPVRGNGKIINELEAAFRGAGWNVIKVIWGSGWDDLLARDKTGLLMKRMEECVDGEYQNFKAKGGAYIRKEFFGRYPELLDLVAHMTDEQIFRLHRGGHDPQKVYNAYKKAVENRNAPVVILAKTVKGYGLGSAEARNATHQEKKLNDEALVAFRSRFEIPIPEKAAKDGSLYKPPDKSEEIVYLRERRRELGGSIPLREVRPLNFEAPPLEDFSEPLEGSGKRAVSTTMGFVSMLRHLLKDPKIGKYVVPIVPDEGRTFGMESIIRQVGIYASQGQLYKPHDQDMLLYYREEKDGQILEEGITEAGSMASFTAAGTAYSNYRVPMIPFFIYYSMFGFQRIGDLIWAFGDARGRGFLLGGTAGRTTLSGEGLQHQDGHSVVLSSTVPTCVTYDPAYVYEIAVIVQDGLRRMYQEGENVFYYLTLYNEDYAMPAMPKDSREGILRGIYKFKKASGKATVQLFGSGPILNEALRAQSILAEKYGVQANVWSVTSYNQLRRDALETERWNLLHPAEQPKRPYILTALEGNEGPIIAATDYMKVVPDQLAPWLSGRLVSLGTDGFGRSDNREHLRRHFEVNAEAIAGAALSRLSRECKFDPKRAKKAFQELGVDTEKIDPARA